One genomic segment of Peptococcaceae bacterium includes these proteins:
- a CDS encoding phosphopentomutase — MAKVILVVMDSVGVGALPDAGLYGDAGSNTLGHICERKKGIKLFNLASLGLGKIVPLEGVPAVEPARGCYGKMAEMSCGKDTTTGHWEIAGIITEDPMPTFPYGFPPQLIEVFEKRIGRKTLGNVAASGTEIIEELGEEHMRTGYPIVYTSADSVFQVAAHEEVISLEEIYQICKTARELLTGPWAVGRVIARPFVGKPGSFARTANRHDYSLAPSRPTVLDSLKEKGYEVIGVGKIGDIFAGCGLTGSIPTRSNEEGIRRIKEAWQGLKDGMVFANLVEFDSAYGHRNDVDGYAGALEDFDRHVPDLMELVERGGLLIITADHGNDPTTLSTDHSREYVPLLVYGREVKAGVDLGIRKTFADIAATISELYQLPFKCRGESFLSLVKKQGKEE, encoded by the coding sequence ATGGCAAAAGTCATCCTTGTGGTAATGGACAGCGTAGGAGTGGGAGCGCTGCCTGACGCTGGCCTTTACGGCGATGCGGGCAGCAATACACTGGGTCATATTTGCGAAAGAAAAAAAGGGATAAAGCTTTTTAACCTGGCTTCTTTGGGTTTGGGAAAAATTGTACCCCTGGAGGGTGTTCCCGCCGTAGAACCGGCCAGGGGTTGCTACGGTAAAATGGCCGAAATGTCCTGCGGTAAAGACACGACCACCGGCCACTGGGAGATTGCGGGTATCATCACCGAAGATCCCATGCCCACCTTTCCCTACGGGTTTCCCCCACAGCTGATTGAGGTTTTTGAAAAGCGGATCGGCCGTAAGACGCTGGGCAATGTCGCCGCCTCGGGAACGGAAATAATCGAGGAGCTTGGTGAAGAACACATGCGAACCGGTTATCCCATAGTTTATACTTCTGCAGACAGCGTTTTTCAGGTTGCGGCCCACGAAGAGGTGATCTCCCTGGAAGAGATCTATCAAATATGCAAAACAGCGCGGGAGCTGCTTACCGGCCCCTGGGCCGTGGGGCGGGTTATTGCCCGGCCTTTTGTGGGGAAACCGGGTAGCTTTGCCAGGACTGCGAACAGGCACGATTATTCACTGGCGCCGTCTCGTCCCACAGTGCTGGACAGTCTGAAAGAAAAGGGATATGAAGTGATCGGCGTCGGGAAAATAGGCGATATTTTTGCCGGGTGTGGTCTTACCGGCAGTATCCCCACCAGGAGCAACGAAGAAGGGATACGCAGGATTAAGGAGGCGTGGCAGGGGTTAAAAGACGGCATGGTCTTCGCCAACCTGGTGGAGTTTGATTCTGCTTACGGGCACCGCAATGATGTTGACGGTTATGCCGGCGCGCTGGAGGATTTCGACAGGCACGTGCCGGATTTAATGGAACTGGTGGAAAGGGGAGGGTTGTTGATAATCACCGCAGACCACGGCAACGACCCAACCACCCTAAGCACAGACCACAGCAGGGAATATGTGCCGCTTCTTGTCTATGGCCGCGAGGTAAAAGCGGGTGTCGACCTGGGAATCCGTAAAACTTTTGCCGATATTGCCGCCACCATAAGCGAGCTGTATCAACTTCCGTTTAAATGCCGGGGGGAGAGTTTTCTTTCCCTGGTGAAAAAACAGGGGAAGGAGGAATGA